TTCCTTAAAACATTCTCTGACCACAATGCTTGGAAAGAAATCAAGATCAGGCATTTTTTAGGTTGTGATGGTGTCTTTCATGCTGTCCCTGCTTTGCTTTCTTGTTCCCTCCCCCTGTACCCAGATTTTCTCATCGCAGAGGCCATCACTCCATAGATTGAGCCACCAAAATGGGAGAACAAAAGTAACCAGGTGGGGTCTGGGTGAACCAAACCACATGCAGGGAAATCCCTCCCCACATTGTTCCAAAAGCATAAACTGACCCAGTTGAAACCTCAAAGCCGTTGCTCTAAAAGACAGATTGACTTTGATTTATGTTTGAAGGATGTCATGACCTCACAAGGCAGTGAGTTAGGCAGATAGTTCAACTAAAGGGAAGGCAGTATTCCTGATAGATCCTTTAGTACCTCTCAAAAGTTCTTTTAAAAGATCAAAGGCAGTTTGTGCAAATTTCAGATGATTAACGATATACATCTGTAGATGGATGAGCTCAGAAGGAGAATTTTAGCCTCAAAAATTAACAAATCCTGCCCTAGAATAACGAGACACTTGAGCAAGGGGATCACCAAAACCCCATGACTTGCTGGGATTCCTTTTTTCTTAATGAGAAATGGGTTTGGATGCACAAGCTGCCTGATGGGGCTTTGAAAGCTTACACAGAACAAATATGCGCTGCATAGTACTGTCAGATTTGTGCACAGATTCTGGTATGAATGATGGAGTTTACCCTTTCCTTCCCATCTAGGGCTGAGCTCTCATCTAGGTGTCATCACCTTGCATTGTAATTATTGCAATTATCGTATGTCACTCTTTCTTGTTTTGTCAAACACCAGTAAAGCCTCACCATGGACTCAAGTTACACAAATTACTGGCTTGTTACACAAACCTTGGACACTTCTCCATGGATTCTGGTCAATCAACACAAGCAGCTTCTGCTGCTCTTCAAAGGTGATCAATTTCTATATTCTGCTAGCACATGGATTTTACTGCTGAGGTACTGACACTGGACTTTATCTGGCACTTGTGGGGGCAGGCAGGAATGCTGTAAGTATTTCACATGTAAGGAAGTTCAATGATTCCTTCTTTAAGAAAGCAGAGATTTCACATCTACGTGCAGCAGGCACCTCACATTCATTGCTGGAGATGGACAAGATCAGCTGTAAGAGTGACAGCATCACTGGCCTCTTGTGACCATCTCTTTGTCTCTTCatgctctttatttttctttcttatgtcACAGCCTCCTTAAACTTCACAATttttcagcagcagccacagttCTTTATTATACTACttgattaatttttatttttaagaatgcATAAATGCAAtgctgagaaaaaaattcacaatTCTGAGATTTTATTTGTACtgatttttttgaaattatGTTGTTACATTCCTTAGTTAATCCCATTTTAATGGCTCTGAAAAGTatcaaaataaattcaaattactcctcagcaaataaaaatttacatttaaaaaatcctgTCTAAATCCTGTATGTAAAAGAGGTTCTGGTAATTACTGGATAGCTAATCCATTCATGATttagattggaagggaccttagagatcatccagttccaattTCCTGAAGTGGACAGGGACATTTTCCACTACCCCAgggtgctcagagctccatccagcctggccttgaacacttccagggatggaacagccacagcttctctgggttttttctttttggttcattttgaaccaaaaaaaccaacccagagcagctgagcacCCTTCCTTGTCATTTCCTGCTGAAGAATGGGTAAAAAGAAAGAGCTCCACACAGCATGGGAAATCCATACAGTGCTGTCCAATATTCAGGAAGGAATTTGCAATTCGACCCAGGGTACAAATATAACTGAATAAGTGTGTGGACTCACAATTGCatttacttattttattttcctgaggtgctggtgaaagccatcagctggaggaagaaatgaaggaaagattttccttttaattcttTACAACACTTTAATTCTAGTTTTAGTAAGCGGACCAACTCAGTGGCCAACTCTGATATTATTTTGAACATGATATAGTAGAGGAAGATTGGTAGCATTTGTGCACTTCTGGTGTTATGACAGTAGAGAAGCCTTTTTATCTGTTCTTGCAAAGCAGGTATAGGctattttctgtttcaaataAACTCCTGATAGATATGATTCTGGCCTTCATTCATCAGGGAAACATTTGCTGTTTGTACAATTCAAGATTGAATTTTGTCTTCTCAAAAGCTTCCTTAATTTCAGATGCGTACAACAGTTATTTCTATGTGGGAAACAAAGCAGGTGTACACCCAATGCCAGACAGTCACTTCCCCAGGTTATTTGATGAAATGCCTGCATTTTACCTTGATGGCCTGCTCAATGCCCATGTGTAACATGGGCATAAACACATCCTGCTTTATTACATTCTCTAATCCATCATCTTGAAAATATTAAGCAAAAGAGACAAGTGACTGATGGAACAGAGAGCTGCTTCAGAGAAGTGATGATGGTAATTAGAAGAATTATCCCAATTGCTTAAAATTTCCTTTCCACAGTGTATTTTAAGATAGTTTGTCTGCTTGCTCCCCTTTTAAAATGCTTAGAAGACTTTTCACAGCCAAGTGTGTGTTGTGAATCAAGTCTTTGAATAGCCTTAGATGCAGGGCTGTTGCTTCTTTTTACACCAACATTAGGTGGAGGTGAACAACTGTCCACAGACAGATGGGACAGGTCTGGAAAGATCTGCCAATTCCTGGCTACCCTCAAAGTCTGAAACTTCACAAGAAGGAGCAAAAGACAGCACTCATTAAGAAGGTTACTTCAGATTTGGCACAAAAAGGCAAATGCCTCTGGAATTCTTTTTGTCCTTGGTGTTTCCTTAGCCTTCTTTCAAGGGAAAAGCCACTGTATGTGAAAGCTCTCcctccagcttctctgggcttCTTCTGGGCTTCACTCCTTCCCCAACTTCCCCTACCCCTAAGAGCCAACTGCTTTTTTTGTCCAACTCTGTATCTTTTGTCAGGACAGAGATCATCAGCATTTGGTGGGAGTGTAGGTCAGATAAAGGTGAATTTTTCTTGTAGCCTGTcaactttctttctcttttgttttactGCACGTGAGAAACGCTGCATCTGATGTGCATCACCTCTTGAAATGTAATGTCTCTGTtgggaaaggggaggaaaattaatcagatttcattttaaatgtttggtttatcattttttcctccagccagcagcagttgccatttcttcctttctgcCACCCCATGTGCTGTTACACAAAATTCACAATTTCACAAAGTAATTTTGTTTTCACTCAAAAGAGTGCAGTAATCACAGAAGCAAACTGATGACCTTTCAGAATTTTTCTTGtcagcattttttccttttcagctgTTAGAATGCTTTAAAGTCAGGTTTGGTTCTGgggttgttttctttcctttgaaaAAACAGGTGCTGCATTCATGTTCACATGTAGTCCATTAAGGGAGTACATTTTTGTATAACTATTCAAGCACATAATACATGAGTCTTTTAATTAAACTACCTAAGTGAATATCTTAATGAATTAAATGTAATCATCTTGAAAAGGAATTTTGATTCCAGATTTTTATGGtaagaaatataatttaaagCTATTTTATGATGAAGcactttattcttttttataacCTTTTTTAAAAGCACATGGGAAGAACATCATTTGTAACTGAGCTATACAGAAGTATTCTAACCTGGAATAATTTAATCCATTAAATTTCATGTGAATATGTGGAGACTTACAAAATTCTCTTAacgttttaattttaaaaacatgcaTGTTGTAGAGTGTTCATGGATTGATTAATTAACTGTTTTTACATTCTGTAATCTAGTCTGTTTCATCTGTACCAACGAGATGAAATATATTGCAAGTCATtgtaattataattattttttcagtgaTGCCTTTGAAAAATTTACAGGTAGAAAGTTGTCCCATGTGTAGAAAAGAGCAGGATCAGACCAGAGTAATACATGATGGGGCATGCTTAGTTAAATTGAATTAATTAGGTAAGCTTTACTTCTGATACAGGTGTGTCACCAGacaatatttatttcttaataATGTTCCAAGTGCATTATACTTTTAGTAAGAAACTAGACAGAATGCATGCACTAGAAAAgctaaagttaaaaaaaatgtaacaaaTCATTGTTTCATATAAATAactaaattataaaaatttgAGTTTCCTCTCCTTGAGCAGAATTGTGTCTTACATAATTTAAGCTTCCTGGAGGGGATATATTATTGGAAAAGAGTCTAAAGACTTAAGGGAAGCAGTGCCTCCTAAGGATAGAAAATTAAGAAAGCAACTGTTTGAAAAAATGCTTTGCTATATTTGCTTCCTTGGTCTTGTTCCTTGGGGCAATTCAGCTTCCTTAAACTAGAACTCCTGAATATCAGGAgtttcctccctcccttttcaCTCATTTCTTCTCATTCACACTGAACAGGCAGCACTGTTGTTCTGTCAGTCTGCTCATTTCATCCTCTTTAGAACCAGTGCAAAATCCttccctggaaaagagaaaaagaatatCAAGGTGACTGAAGAACACTGAATATGAAGGTGACGGAAGAACCCTGATGTTGCTCTCAAAAGTGCTCAAGACCTTAATTTGGAATAAATGAACCTGCCAGTGGATTGTGACTGTCCTCAAGAAGCAACACTAGAACAGACAACCCTtggattttcctgctgtttgAAAGTCGGGGGAAGCAGATACAGGCATTTTTCCCAAGAAGGCTGCCAGTATCCCACGGGCCCAAGACACCATGCAAAGCCATGAAACAAGGTCTCAGCTACAGGAGGTTGGAGAAGGCTCCTAAATGTGCTGAAATCTGCAGCTGAATGTCATTGGTCACAATTTCTCTCACTGAAATTCAGATGGCTACAGCAGAATCCCTCCAAGCCACCTGCCCTGGGCTTTAgggtccctgcccttggcaccTGGCTGCCCACATTTCAAAAGCCACAGAAGGATCTTCATCCAACAGGGAACAAAATGGGGACTGCTTTTCCACCTTCTATTAAGAATAAATTTATAAAGTCTTCTCATAATTATTAGGTTTGAATAAATTCAGTGCAAGTCATGATTAAAGGACCTGCACTTATTTTCCTTAGTGGCTTTCAAGTGGGAACTGTAGATGAGTTTTCCTGCTGTTCACTCTTATACTTAAAATGTTGGTTAATTAAAACATTAAAGAAAGTTTTCACAAGGAGCTATCCATTTCCAGGCACTAAAAAGCTCTTCTAAAATAGAATTTACTTCTCAAAATTGAACTGTGCTTTTAAAATGTCACTCCCTAAACATTAGCATAATCAAATGGCATcacaatagcaaaaaaaaaaacccaattatttttttaataacccTGCCACCTTTGGAAGGATCACAAAGGTTAAATGTCAAGTTTCATATGCTTAAATAaatatcagaaaataaaaaacaaggtCTGAAATATTAGTACTAGGAAAGACACATATTGCTTGTTTCAGGGTGCTACAGTAGCCCTTATTACACCTGgcattaaaatttttaataatcTGGATCAAAGGAGATAAGAAAGGTCACTGAAACCAAAGTAGGCTACTTTTTAGCACTCCCATACACAGAGAGCAGGGTGTTGCTTCAGCATGTTAGGTAGTGAATTTCTTTGATCCTCCCTATAAATGTCACTCTGTATGTCATTTAATTGTGGTATAGCCTTTTATTGGTGCAATTAAATCTTTTCTAATGCATTACATTA
This genomic window from Zonotrichia albicollis isolate bZonAlb1 chromosome 1, bZonAlb1.hap1, whole genome shotgun sequence contains:
- the RNF32 gene encoding LOW QUALITY PROTEIN: RING finger protein 32 (The sequence of the model RefSeq protein was modified relative to this genomic sequence to represent the inferred CDS: inserted 3 bases in 2 codons; substituted 4 bases at 4 genomic stop codons), with product MEEQGCLSKQKTRAVSAVALQDHIINNHQLQDPLTFXVKDKEYQQLLQIPXIKEIVSAIANTGLRKKSXKSKEDAEKENLLDPSAPQLTLAEHPSLSFPAEEWVKRKSSTQHGKSIQCCPIFRKEFAIRPRVLHSCSHMKYIASHCNYNYFFSDAFEKFTGRKXCPMCRKEQDQTRVIHDGACLVKLNXLGKLYFXYRSSWRGYIIGKESKDLREAVPPKDRKLRKQLFEKMLCYICFLGLVPWGNSASLN